The following proteins are co-located in the Panthera uncia isolate 11264 chromosome F1, Puncia_PCG_1.0, whole genome shotgun sequence genome:
- the APCS gene encoding LOW QUALITY PROTEIN: serum amyloid P-component (The sequence of the model RefSeq protein was modified relative to this genomic sequence to represent the inferred CDS: substituted 1 base at 1 genomic stop codon) produces the protein MDKLLLWVSALASLLGVFAHTDLSGKVFVFPRESSIAYVTLTPKLEDPLKNSTLCFXAYSDLLRTHSLSYNAPGKDSGLLVFKDKVGSYSLYIGRTKATFKVTEMAPSPVHICTSWESSTGITEFWVNGKPLVKKGLKQGYTVGGHPKMVLDAYGRGFQKAQSLVGEIGDSYTWDSVLSPEQILLVQQGSHLNPNVLGWSVLTDELKGHVVIKPLVWS, from the exons ATGGACAAGCTGCTGCTTTGGGTCTCTGCCCTGGCCAGCCTCCTGGGAGTCTTTGCTCA CACGGACCTCAGTGGGAAGGTGTTTGTGTTCCCTCGAGAATCTTCTATTGCCTATGTGACCTTGACCCCAAAGCTGGAGGACCCTCTGAAGAACTCCACCTTGTGCTTCTGAGCCTACAGTGACCTGCTCCGTACCCACAGCCTCTCCTACAACGCCCCGGGCAAGGACAGTGGGCTCCTGGTCTTCAAGGACAAAGTTGGGAGTTACTCCCTGTACATCGGAAGAACCAAAGCCACCTTCAAAGTGACCGAGATGGCCCCCAGCCCCGTGCACATCTGTACCAGCTGGGAGTCCTCCACTGGCATCACCGAGTTTTGGGTCAATGGGAAGCCGCTGGTGAAAAAGGGTCTGAAGCAGGGTTACACGGTAGGAGGTCACCCCAAGATGGTCCTGGATGCCTACGGACGGGGGTTTCAGAAGGCCCAGTCCTTGGTGGGGGAGATCGGGGACTCGTacacgtgggactctgtgctgtccCCAGAGCAGATCCTACTGGTGCAACAGGGCTCCCACCTGAACCCCAACGTCCTGGGCTGGAGTGTGCTGACCGATGAGCTGAAAGGGCACGTCGTCATCAAGCCCCTGGTGTGGAGCTGA